The Streptomyces cynarae genome contains a region encoding:
- a CDS encoding TVP38/TMEM64 family protein produces MLDATTRSGGTATASPRAVTTASPQAAATASPQAAATASPRAVTTASPQAAATEHTAAPVAAAVISPGFAARCTRVLLSPWSRLALLVALLAAAASCVLAFEPQRLLAHGWPPQLGGAAAAVVFAVAYGVCTVAFVPRPLLNLAAGALFGSQPGTGAALAGTVLGAGIAFGLGRVLGQDALRPLLRGRWLKAADGQLSRHGFRSMMAARLFPGVPFWAANYCAAVSRMRWAPFLLATALGSVPNTAAYVVAGARAAKPTSPAFLIALAFIAVPALAGAVVAWRKRHHLRGR; encoded by the coding sequence ATGCTCGATGCCACCACCCGCTCTGGCGGCACCGCCACGGCCTCTCCCCGGGCCGTCACCACGGCCTCTCCCCAGGCCGCCGCCACGGCCTCTCCCCAGGCCGCCGCCACGGCCTCTCCCCGGGCCGTCACCACGGCCTCTCCCCAGGCCGCCGCCACGGAGCACACAGCCGCACCGGTCGCCGCCGCCGTCATATCGCCCGGTTTCGCCGCCCGTTGCACCAGAGTGCTGCTGTCGCCCTGGTCGCGTCTCGCCCTGCTCGTCGCGCTGCTCGCGGCGGCGGCGTCCTGTGTGCTGGCGTTCGAGCCGCAGAGACTGCTGGCGCACGGCTGGCCGCCGCAGCTCGGAGGTGCCGCGGCGGCCGTCGTGTTCGCGGTGGCGTACGGGGTGTGCACGGTCGCGTTCGTGCCCCGCCCGCTGCTGAACCTGGCGGCGGGCGCCCTGTTCGGCTCCCAGCCCGGCACGGGCGCGGCCCTCGCGGGCACCGTGCTCGGGGCGGGGATCGCGTTCGGGCTCGGCCGGGTGCTCGGGCAGGACGCGCTGCGCCCGTTGCTGCGCGGGCGCTGGCTGAAGGCGGCGGACGGGCAGCTCAGCCGGCACGGCTTCCGCTCGATGATGGCGGCGAGGCTGTTCCCCGGGGTGCCGTTCTGGGCGGCCAACTACTGCGCCGCCGTCTCCCGGATGCGCTGGGCGCCGTTCCTGCTCGCGACGGCGCTCGGGTCGGTCCCGAACACCGCCGCGTACGTGGTCGCCGGAGCCCGTGCCGCGAAGCCGACCTCGCCGGCCTTCCTGATCGCGCTGGCGTTCATCGCCGTGCCCGCTCTGGCCGGAGCGGTGGTGGCCTGGCGCAAGCGCCACCACCTGCGCGGGCGGTAG
- a CDS encoding thiolase family protein — protein MRDAVIVEAVRTPVGKGKPNGALAHVHPVELLAHTLRTLVERSGIDPALIDDVIGGTVDQVGEQAMNTTRYAVLSAGFPETVPATTVDRQCGSSQQAVHFAAQGVLSGAYDIVVACGVESMSRVPMWSNVPAGKDPFGPGVAERYPEGLVPQGISAELIAAKWSIDREQMDTFAVSSHRKAAAAWDAGLFDAETAPLEGLRRDECVRPDSTSEILAGLKPAYYDPTFAERFPQIEWNVTAGNASPINDGASAVLITSSETAARLGLRPLARLHSFAVTGSDPLLMLTGVIPATEKVLRRAGLTLDDIDLFEVNEAFSSVVLAWQQETGADLAKVNVHGGAIAIGHPLGASGTRLTTTLAHALRTRGARFGLQTMCEAGGLANAMILEAV, from the coding sequence ATGCGTGACGCCGTCATCGTCGAAGCCGTACGCACCCCGGTGGGCAAGGGGAAGCCCAACGGCGCCCTCGCCCACGTCCACCCCGTGGAACTCCTCGCGCACACCTTGCGCACCCTCGTCGAACGCTCCGGCATCGACCCGGCGCTCATCGACGACGTCATCGGCGGCACCGTCGACCAGGTCGGCGAGCAGGCGATGAACACCACCCGGTACGCCGTCCTGTCCGCGGGGTTCCCGGAGACGGTGCCTGCGACCACCGTCGACCGCCAGTGCGGCTCCTCCCAGCAGGCCGTGCACTTCGCGGCACAGGGCGTGCTGTCGGGCGCGTACGACATCGTCGTGGCCTGCGGTGTGGAGTCCATGAGCCGCGTACCGATGTGGTCCAACGTGCCCGCCGGCAAGGACCCCTTCGGGCCCGGTGTCGCCGAGCGCTACCCGGAGGGCCTGGTCCCGCAGGGCATCAGCGCCGAGCTGATCGCCGCCAAGTGGTCGATCGACCGTGAGCAGATGGACACCTTCGCCGTCTCCTCGCACCGGAAGGCGGCAGCGGCCTGGGACGCCGGCCTGTTCGACGCGGAGACGGCGCCCCTGGAGGGCCTCAGGCGCGACGAGTGCGTACGCCCCGACAGCACGTCCGAGATCCTCGCCGGACTCAAGCCCGCCTACTACGACCCCACGTTCGCCGAGCGGTTCCCGCAGATCGAGTGGAACGTCACCGCCGGCAACGCGAGCCCCATCAACGACGGCGCCTCCGCCGTGCTGATCACCTCCAGCGAGACCGCGGCCCGCCTCGGACTGCGCCCGCTCGCCCGGCTGCACAGCTTCGCGGTCACCGGCTCCGATCCGCTGCTGATGCTCACCGGGGTCATCCCGGCCACCGAGAAGGTGCTGCGCAGGGCAGGGCTGACACTCGACGACATCGACCTGTTCGAGGTGAACGAGGCCTTCTCCTCCGTCGTCCTGGCCTGGCAGCAGGAGACGGGTGCCGACCTCGCCAAGGTCAATGTCCACGGCGGGGCCATCGCGATCGGCCACCCGCTGGGCGCGAGCGGCACCCGCCTGACTACGACGCTCGCGCACGCACTCCGCACGCGCGGAGCCCGCTTCGGCCTGCAGACGATGTGCGAGGCGGGAGGCCTCGCCAACGCGATGATCCTCGAGGCGGTCTAG
- a CDS encoding winged helix-turn-helix transcriptional regulator has product MAASKDPRPCSIADALALVGEKYSLLVLREVCLGNGRFDQLVRNIGAPRDILAARLKRLVEAGILTKRLYSERPQRFEYRATAAGLELEPVLMTLKEWGDRHLRRDGDRPMVVEHICGNELVPVVTCSVCGEEVRHEDLTAHPQTPGWTVSGPAAA; this is encoded by the coding sequence ATGGCCGCCTCCAAAGACCCGCGCCCCTGCTCGATCGCCGACGCCCTGGCCCTGGTCGGCGAGAAGTACTCCCTGCTCGTCCTGCGCGAGGTGTGCCTCGGCAACGGGCGGTTCGACCAGCTCGTGCGCAACATCGGCGCCCCGCGCGACATCCTGGCCGCACGGCTGAAGCGGCTGGTGGAGGCGGGGATCCTGACGAAGAGGCTCTACAGCGAGCGCCCGCAGCGCTTCGAGTACCGGGCCACGGCGGCGGGTCTGGAACTGGAGCCGGTCCTGATGACCCTCAAGGAATGGGGCGACCGCCATCTCAGGAGAGACGGCGATCGCCCCATGGTGGTCGAACACATCTGCGGCAACGAACTCGTCCCGGTCGTCACCTGCTCCGTCTGTGGCGAGGAAGTGCGCCACGAGGACCTGACGGCGCACCCGCAGACGCCGGGCTGGACGGTGTCCGGCCCGGCGGCCGCGTAG
- a CDS encoding cupin domain-containing protein, whose amino-acid sequence MVSTAEFTGLPGAVAVSHLSVYDWPAADGVCGGTPHMHLTCSEAYVVTGGRGAVQTLTKSGYEVTPLEPGTVAWFTPGTIHRLVNEDDLRITVLMQNNGLPEAGDAVLTLPPQYLTDPETYAAATAIPGDAPEEEQERIARARRDLALEGYRALRDADGPEPLAAFHRAAAALVRPRLAEWRERWERGARAAAAATGDQLDRLERGDASHLADAVVRSEQPSAYGKFGMCGRLDVYKGTV is encoded by the coding sequence GTGGTGAGCACAGCGGAGTTCACGGGGCTGCCGGGCGCCGTCGCCGTCTCCCACCTGTCCGTCTACGACTGGCCGGCGGCCGACGGCGTGTGCGGCGGCACCCCGCACATGCACCTGACCTGCTCGGAGGCGTACGTCGTCACCGGCGGGCGCGGCGCCGTGCAGACGCTGACGAAGTCCGGGTACGAGGTCACCCCGCTGGAGCCCGGCACGGTCGCCTGGTTCACGCCGGGCACCATCCACCGGCTGGTCAACGAGGACGACCTGCGGATCACCGTCCTCATGCAGAACAACGGGCTGCCCGAGGCGGGCGACGCCGTCCTGACCCTGCCTCCGCAGTACCTGACCGACCCGGAGACGTACGCCGCCGCGACCGCGATCCCCGGTGACGCTCCCGAGGAGGAGCAGGAGCGGATCGCCAGGGCGCGTCGCGATCTGGCCCTCGAGGGCTACCGGGCGCTGCGCGACGCGGACGGCCCCGAGCCGCTCGCCGCCTTCCACCGGGCCGCCGCCGCGCTGGTGCGGCCGCGGCTGGCCGAGTGGCGCGAGCGGTGGGAGCGTGGCGCGCGGGCCGCCGCGGCGGCGACCGGCGACCAGCTCGACCGCCTGGAGCGCGGCGACGCCTCCCACCTCGCGGATGCGGTCGTACGGTCCGAGCAGCCGTCCGCCTATGGGAAGTTCGGGATGTGCGGACGGCTCGACGTCTACAAGGGGACCGTGTAG
- a CDS encoding DUF6807 domain-containing protein codes for MTATLRIVHAHGDRITLTEPTTGVELFSYVYGPEAAWEAPKPYLHPVRTLAGDVVTDYRPNDHRWHKGLQLTASHLSGQNLWGGNTYVHGEGYLELPERVGSMAHVAFDEVEADGDRAVIAERLTWHPYTGELWAEEERRIEVHDVDVASRSWALTWTSAITNRRDEPLLFGSPTTAGREMAGYTGLFWRGPRAFRDGRVVAPDAEGPGLMGQQAPWLAYSGEHDGSDGHATLVFAHAPENDHLGERGAHPAHWFVRSEPFAAVAPSWAFYDELELAPGDTLRRRYRVVVADGAWEREEVAKYLEEHPW; via the coding sequence ATGACCGCGACCCTGCGCATCGTGCACGCGCACGGCGACCGCATCACCCTCACGGAACCGACCACCGGCGTCGAACTCTTCTCCTACGTGTACGGCCCCGAGGCGGCCTGGGAGGCGCCCAAGCCGTATCTGCACCCGGTCCGTACGCTCGCCGGCGACGTCGTCACCGACTACCGGCCCAACGACCACCGCTGGCACAAGGGCCTGCAGCTGACCGCCTCCCATCTGTCGGGGCAGAACCTGTGGGGCGGCAACACCTACGTGCACGGTGAGGGCTACCTGGAGCTGCCCGAACGCGTCGGCTCGATGGCGCACGTCGCCTTCGACGAGGTCGAGGCGGACGGCGACCGGGCGGTCATCGCCGAGCGGCTCACCTGGCACCCGTACACCGGCGAGCTGTGGGCCGAGGAGGAGCGCCGCATAGAGGTGCACGACGTCGACGTCGCCTCCCGGAGCTGGGCGCTGACCTGGACGTCCGCGATCACCAACCGCCGTGACGAGCCGCTGCTGTTCGGCAGCCCGACGACGGCCGGCCGGGAGATGGCCGGCTACACGGGTCTCTTCTGGCGCGGTCCGCGCGCCTTCCGTGACGGACGGGTCGTCGCGCCCGACGCGGAGGGCCCCGGTCTGATGGGGCAGCAGGCCCCCTGGCTCGCGTACTCGGGCGAGCACGACGGCAGCGACGGGCACGCCACCCTCGTCTTCGCGCACGCGCCCGAAAACGACCACCTGGGTGAGCGGGGCGCCCACCCCGCCCACTGGTTCGTCCGCAGCGAACCCTTCGCCGCCGTCGCTCCCTCCTGGGCGTTCTACGACGAGCTGGAACTGGCCCCGGGCGACACCCTGCGCCGCCGCTACCGGGTAGTGGTCGCGGACGGCGCGTGGGAGCGTGAAGAGGTGGCCAAGTACCTCGAGGAGCATCCGTGGTGA
- a CDS encoding Gfo/Idh/MocA family protein, translating into MPTDHNASATDDAASPQSTPDPEPHRAVIPKPRTDRPVSPYAGRRIKAAIVGTGGIARSHIAALARLAEEGETEIVAAVDIDADAVERFCAEGGIPHAYTDLDRMLEEQQPDLVSICTPPTLHREQTVAALRAGAWVWCEKPPVPTLADFDAVEAEEGADGGPYAAIVFQHRFGSGSRHVRRLLTEQALGRPLVAHCQTTWYRNAAYYAVPWRGRWHTEGGGPAMGHGIHQMDLLLDLLGPWSEVRAMAGRLVHDVETEDVSTALVRFQNGALATIVNSVLSPDEVSRIRIDCERATVELKHLYGHSNDNWRITAAPDVPEEEAAAWSDFGEDVPSSHLEQLRELVASMRAGERPRSSGTDGRTSLELITALYKSAFTDTTVRAGEIGPGDPYYTALHGGAPGWAPVVAQASSAAPSEEVSA; encoded by the coding sequence ATGCCCACAGACCACAACGCGTCCGCCACCGACGATGCCGCAAGTCCTCAAAGCACGCCCGATCCGGAGCCTCACCGAGCGGTGATCCCGAAGCCGCGCACGGACCGTCCGGTGTCGCCGTACGCAGGCCGCCGCATCAAGGCCGCGATCGTGGGCACGGGCGGCATCGCACGTTCCCATATCGCCGCGCTGGCCCGCCTCGCCGAGGAGGGCGAGACCGAGATCGTCGCAGCCGTCGACATCGACGCCGACGCGGTCGAGCGCTTCTGCGCCGAGGGCGGCATCCCGCACGCGTACACCGACCTCGACCGCATGCTGGAGGAGCAGCAGCCGGACCTGGTCAGCATCTGTACGCCGCCCACCCTGCACCGGGAGCAGACCGTAGCCGCGCTGCGGGCGGGCGCCTGGGTGTGGTGCGAGAAGCCGCCCGTGCCCACGCTGGCCGACTTCGACGCCGTCGAGGCGGAGGAGGGCGCGGACGGCGGCCCGTACGCGGCGATCGTCTTCCAGCACCGCTTCGGCTCCGGCTCCCGGCACGTGCGGCGGCTGCTCACCGAGCAGGCCCTGGGCCGACCGCTGGTCGCGCACTGCCAGACCACCTGGTACCGCAACGCCGCCTACTACGCCGTGCCGTGGCGCGGCCGCTGGCACACCGAGGGCGGCGGACCCGCCATGGGCCACGGCATCCACCAGATGGACCTCCTGCTCGACCTGCTCGGACCGTGGAGCGAGGTGCGGGCCATGGCCGGGCGGCTGGTGCACGACGTGGAGACGGAGGACGTCTCGACGGCGCTCGTACGGTTCCAGAACGGCGCCCTCGCCACCATCGTGAACAGCGTGCTCAGCCCGGACGAGGTCAGCCGCATCCGCATCGACTGCGAGCGCGCCACCGTGGAACTCAAGCACCTGTACGGCCACAGCAACGACAACTGGCGCATCACCGCGGCCCCCGACGTGCCCGAGGAGGAGGCCGCGGCCTGGAGCGACTTCGGTGAGGACGTGCCGAGCTCGCACCTGGAGCAGCTGCGCGAGCTGGTCGCGAGCATGCGCGCGGGCGAGCGGCCGCGCAGCAGCGGCACCGACGGGCGGACCAGCCTGGAGCTGATCACCGCGCTGTACAAGTCCGCGTTCACCGACACGACCGTCCGCGCCGGGGAGATCGGCCCCGGCGACCCGTACTACACGGCCCTGCACGGAGGCGCGCCCGGCTGGGCGCCCGTGGTGGCTCAGGCGTCCTCGGCGGCGCCGAGCGAGGAGGTGTCCGCATGA
- a CDS encoding undecaprenyl-diphosphate phosphatase gives MSWLESLILGLVQGLTEFLPVSSSAHLRLTAAFAGWEDPGAAFTAITQIGTESAVLIYFRKDIANILSAWFRSLFDKTMRQHPDARTGWLVIVGSIPIGVLGVTLKDQIEGPFRDLRVTATMLVVMGVILGIADRLAARDETGGRHRAPKQRKTLQDLSVRDGLTYGVCQAMALIPGVSRSGATISGGLFLGYRREAAARYSFLLAVPAVLASGAFELKDAAEAGHVSWGPTLFATVIAFVSGYAVIAWFMKFISSKSFMPFVWYRIALGVAIIALVAAGVLSPHAAESAG, from the coding sequence ATGTCTTGGCTTGAATCCCTCATCCTCGGACTCGTCCAGGGGCTGACCGAGTTCCTTCCCGTCTCCTCCAGCGCGCATCTGCGGCTGACCGCGGCCTTCGCGGGCTGGGAGGACCCGGGGGCCGCCTTCACGGCGATCACGCAGATCGGCACGGAGTCCGCGGTGCTGATCTACTTCCGCAAGGACATCGCGAACATTCTCTCCGCCTGGTTCCGGTCCCTGTTCGACAAGACGATGCGGCAGCACCCGGACGCGCGGACGGGCTGGCTGGTGATCGTGGGTTCCATACCCATCGGTGTGCTCGGAGTGACCCTCAAGGACCAGATCGAGGGCCCGTTCCGCGATCTTCGCGTGACCGCGACGATGCTGGTCGTCATGGGCGTGATCCTCGGCATCGCGGACCGCCTGGCGGCACGCGACGAGACCGGCGGCCGGCACCGGGCGCCCAAGCAGCGCAAGACACTTCAGGACCTCAGCGTCAGGGACGGCCTGACGTACGGCGTCTGCCAGGCGATGGCCCTGATCCCCGGCGTCTCCCGCTCCGGCGCCACGATCAGCGGCGGCCTCTTCCTCGGCTACCGGCGCGAGGCCGCCGCCCGCTATTCGTTCCTCCTGGCCGTTCCGGCCGTGCTGGCCTCGGGGGCGTTCGAGCTCAAGGACGCGGCGGAGGCAGGGCATGTCAGCTGGGGGCCGACGCTGTTCGCGACGGTGATCGCCTTCGTGTCGGGGTATGCGGTCATCGCATGGTTCATGAAGTTCATCTCGTCGAAGTCGTTCATGCCGTTCGTCTGGTACCGCATCGCGCTGGGCGTCGCGATCATCGCGCTGGTGGCCGCCGGGGTCCTGAGCCCGCATGCCGCGGAGTCCGCGGGCTGA
- a CDS encoding glucose 1-dehydrogenase: MTRPVTVVTGGSRGIGAATCVRLAADGHDVALGYLRNAEAAERTAEAVRAAGARCVTVRVDTSDEAAVDRLFDTAADALGPVTGLVNNAGVTGPLGRLADTDTDVLRRVVEVNLLGTLLCSRRAAREMATRGSGVIVNVSSGAATLGSPGEYVHYAASKAAVDTLTMGLSKELGPDGIRVNAVAPGLVDTEIHAAMGDPDRPRRMAAAIPLRRAGSAEEIAAAIAWLMSPESSYTTGAVLRVAGGR, encoded by the coding sequence ATGACGCGTCCGGTGACGGTGGTCACGGGCGGCAGCCGCGGGATCGGTGCCGCCACCTGTGTGCGGCTCGCAGCGGACGGACACGACGTGGCGCTCGGCTACCTGCGCAACGCCGAGGCCGCGGAGCGGACCGCCGAGGCCGTACGGGCGGCGGGGGCGCGGTGTGTCACCGTGCGCGTGGACACGTCCGACGAGGCCGCTGTCGACCGGCTCTTCGATACGGCCGCCGACGCCCTGGGACCGGTCACGGGTCTGGTGAACAACGCCGGGGTGACGGGACCGCTGGGCCGGCTCGCGGACACGGACACCGACGTTCTGCGCCGGGTGGTGGAGGTCAACCTCCTCGGTACGCTGCTGTGTTCGCGCCGCGCCGCGCGGGAGATGGCGACACGCGGGAGCGGTGTCATCGTCAACGTGTCGTCGGGGGCGGCGACGCTGGGAAGTCCCGGTGAGTACGTCCACTACGCGGCGTCCAAGGCCGCGGTGGACACCCTGACGATGGGCCTCTCCAAGGAACTGGGACCGGACGGCATCCGCGTCAACGCGGTGGCACCCGGACTGGTCGACACCGAGATCCACGCGGCGATGGGCGACCCGGACCGGCCCCGGCGGATGGCGGCGGCGATCCCGCTGCGCCGGGCCGGCAGCGCCGAGGAGATCGCTGCGGCGATCGCCTGGCTGATGTCCCCGGAGTCCTCGTACACGACGGGCGCCGTGCTGAGGGTGGCTGGCGGGCGGTGA
- a CDS encoding nuclear transport factor 2 family protein produces MTQRVELATVMDRLAVDGLVTEYAAAVDDGDWEAYRGLFTGDGRADYRSAGGIEGDARQVAGWLEETMRLFPMRQHLIVNRRIRFGVLERDIGDTAGVWADYVNPMRFASGDGDGGTPEPDFVCGGRYAFTFLRTDDGWRLRAVVVQEKWRRAPRPST; encoded by the coding sequence ATGACCCAGCGCGTGGAGCTCGCGACCGTGATGGACCGGCTGGCCGTCGACGGACTCGTCACCGAGTACGCGGCGGCCGTGGACGACGGGGACTGGGAGGCGTACCGGGGATTGTTCACGGGGGACGGGCGCGCCGACTACCGCTCGGCCGGCGGGATCGAGGGTGATGCCCGGCAGGTCGCCGGGTGGCTCGAGGAGACCATGCGGCTGTTCCCCATGCGTCAGCACCTGATCGTCAACCGGCGCATCCGGTTCGGCGTGCTGGAGCGGGACATCGGCGACACGGCCGGGGTGTGGGCCGACTACGTCAATCCGATGCGGTTCGCGAGCGGGGACGGCGACGGCGGGACGCCCGAACCGGACTTCGTCTGCGGCGGACGGTACGCATTCACGTTCCTGCGGACGGACGACGGCTGGCGGCTGCGCGCAGTGGTCGTCCAGGAGAAGTGGCGCCGCGCCCCGCGTCCGTCCACCTGA
- the lnt gene encoding apolipoprotein N-acyltransferase, giving the protein MIWGGKRRIRRLDDWLASRWWRGAAAVIAGALPMLTFPAPSWWWFAYVCLVPWILLVRTAPTGKRAACDGWLGGFGFMTAVHHWLLPNLNVFTFVIAALLGALWAPWGWLVRRFLAGVPSPGRVCAALVVLPSGWLTVELVRSWQGLGGPWGLLGSSQWQVEPALRLASIGGVWLLSFLVVAVNVALALLTSVRASRVPALAGLVATAAVTSAAWAWSPRPDVDGRVRIAVVQPGIVDGTDSGMKRFDLQERLTRELAGQDVDLVVWGESSVGYDLGQRPDLARRIAALSRQVKADVLVNVDARRSDHPGIYKSSVLIGPDGPTGDRYDKMRLVPFGEYIPARSVLGWATSVGKAAGEDRRRGTEQVVMNVGHGLRVGPMVCFESAFPDMSRHLAEDGADVLLAQSSTSTFQHSWAPEQHASLAALRAAETGRPMVHATLTGVSAVYGPSGERIGSWLGTDRSTSAVYEVPTAHGVTPYVRFGDWPVHGALLVIAGLGVAEGLRALRARRRVPAPRSRPARTTRVSPVRHWR; this is encoded by the coding sequence ATGATCTGGGGAGGGAAGCGCCGCATCCGGAGGCTCGACGACTGGCTCGCCTCCCGGTGGTGGCGCGGTGCCGCGGCCGTGATCGCCGGTGCGCTGCCGATGCTCACCTTCCCGGCGCCGTCCTGGTGGTGGTTCGCGTACGTCTGCCTGGTCCCGTGGATCCTGCTCGTGCGCACGGCCCCGACCGGCAAGCGGGCCGCGTGCGACGGCTGGCTCGGCGGCTTCGGCTTCATGACGGCCGTGCACCACTGGCTGCTGCCGAACCTGAACGTGTTCACGTTCGTCATCGCGGCACTGCTCGGGGCGCTGTGGGCGCCCTGGGGCTGGCTGGTGCGCCGGTTCCTGGCCGGGGTTCCCTCGCCGGGGCGGGTCTGCGCCGCCCTGGTCGTCCTGCCGTCGGGCTGGCTGACGGTGGAGCTGGTCCGCTCCTGGCAGGGGCTCGGCGGCCCCTGGGGGCTGCTGGGGTCCAGCCAGTGGCAGGTGGAGCCCGCACTGCGGCTCGCCTCCATCGGCGGGGTGTGGCTGTTGAGCTTCCTGGTCGTGGCCGTCAACGTCGCCCTGGCGCTGCTGACGTCCGTGCGCGCGTCGCGCGTGCCGGCCCTGGCGGGGCTCGTCGCGACGGCCGCTGTGACCTCGGCTGCCTGGGCCTGGTCGCCGCGGCCCGACGTCGACGGACGGGTGCGGATCGCGGTCGTGCAGCCCGGGATCGTGGACGGCACCGACAGCGGCATGAAACGCTTCGACCTTCAGGAGCGGCTGACCCGCGAACTCGCCGGGCAGGATGTGGACCTGGTCGTCTGGGGCGAGAGCAGCGTCGGCTACGACCTCGGGCAGCGGCCCGACCTGGCCCGCCGGATCGCGGCGCTGTCCCGGCAGGTGAAGGCCGACGTCCTCGTCAACGTCGACGCCCGCCGCTCCGACCACCCCGGCATCTACAAGAGTTCCGTGCTCATCGGCCCGGACGGCCCGACCGGCGACCGCTACGACAAGATGCGGCTCGTCCCGTTCGGCGAGTACATACCGGCGCGGTCGGTTCTCGGCTGGGCCACCTCGGTCGGCAAGGCGGCCGGTGAGGACCGCAGGCGCGGCACCGAGCAGGTGGTGATGAACGTGGGGCACGGGCTGCGCGTCGGCCCGATGGTCTGCTTCGAGTCCGCCTTCCCGGACATGAGCCGCCATCTCGCCGAGGACGGCGCCGACGTGCTGCTCGCCCAGTCGTCGACGTCGACCTTCCAGCACAGCTGGGCACCGGAGCAGCACGCTTCGCTGGCCGCGCTGCGCGCCGCCGAGACCGGTCGCCCGATGGTGCACGCCACGCTGACCGGGGTCTCCGCCGTCTACGGTCCGAGCGGCGAGCGGATCGGCTCCTGGCTCGGCACCGACCGGAGCACGTCGGCGGTCTACGAGGTGCCGACCGCCCACGGCGTCACCCCGTACGTCCGCTTCGGCGACTGGCCGGTGCACGGCGCCCTGCTGGTGATCGCGGGGCTGGGTGTGGCCGAGGGGCTCCGGGCGCTCAGGGCGCGACGGCGCGTTCCCGCACCGCGGTCACGACCCGCTCGCACAACTCGTGTGTCGCCAGTGCGTCATTGGCGCTGA
- a CDS encoding Gfo/Idh/MocA family protein, giving the protein MKVGCIGLGDIAQKAYLPVLALQPGLDLHLQTRTPATLHRVGDSLHLPLGQRHADLDALLAQDLDAAFVHTPTTTHPEIVTRLLKAGIPTYVDKPLAYELADSERLVRLAEERNISLAVGFNRRHAPGYVQCADHPRDLVLMQKNRVGLPEEPRKMILDDFIHVVDTLRFLVPGTVDDVTVRGRVEGGLLHHVVLQLSGDGFTALGVMNRLSGSAEEILEVSGQDSKRQVLNLAEIVDHKGQPTVRRRGDWVPVARQRGIEQAALAFLDAVRAGKVLSANDALATHELCERVVTAVRERAVAP; this is encoded by the coding sequence GTGAAGGTCGGCTGCATCGGACTCGGCGACATCGCGCAAAAGGCCTATCTGCCGGTGCTCGCCCTGCAGCCCGGGCTCGACCTGCACCTCCAGACACGCACCCCCGCCACCCTCCACCGCGTCGGCGACAGCCTCCACCTCCCGCTCGGGCAGAGGCATGCCGATCTGGACGCGCTGCTCGCACAGGACCTCGACGCGGCGTTCGTGCACACGCCCACCACCACCCACCCCGAGATCGTCACCCGGCTCCTCAAGGCGGGAATACCGACGTACGTCGACAAGCCGCTCGCCTACGAACTCGCCGACTCCGAGCGGCTGGTACGGCTCGCGGAGGAGCGGAACATCAGCCTCGCGGTCGGCTTCAACCGGCGTCACGCACCCGGATACGTGCAGTGCGCCGACCACCCGCGTGACCTCGTCCTGATGCAGAAGAACCGCGTCGGACTGCCCGAGGAGCCGCGCAAGATGATCCTCGACGACTTCATCCACGTCGTCGACACACTGCGGTTCCTGGTCCCCGGCACGGTCGACGACGTGACCGTGCGGGGCCGCGTCGAGGGCGGACTGCTGCACCACGTGGTGCTCCAGCTGTCCGGTGACGGATTCACCGCGCTCGGCGTGATGAACCGGCTGAGCGGTTCCGCCGAGGAGATCCTGGAGGTCTCCGGGCAGGACTCCAAGCGGCAGGTGCTCAACCTCGCCGAGATCGTCGACCACAAGGGCCAGCCGACCGTGCGCCGGCGCGGCGACTGGGTGCCGGTGGCCCGGCAACGCGGCATCGAGCAGGCCGCGCTCGCCTTCCTCGACGCCGTCCGCGCCGGCAAGGTGCTCAGCGCCAATGACGCACTGGCGACACACGAGTTGTGCGAGCGGGTCGTGACCGCGGTGCGGGAACGCGCCGTCGCGCCCTGA